GTGGACAATATGATACGCTATGCTGTGCTTCATGATCCGGTTTATCCTGCAATACTCAGCATCAAAGTGCAGCGCAACTGTATCTGTTTTGAATCATTTAATTACAATAAAAGGAGTATTATACATGGAAATGGTATGGGCATTAAAGGTGTTCGCTCTATAATGGAATATTTTTATAAAGGTCATTACGAATTCAATATTAAACCCTCGAAGGATAATTATGAGGTTTATTTAAAAATTGAGCTATGAAAAAAATCCGTTGTTTTATAATCGATGATGATATGCATGTTATTGTGGGTCTCTCCCGCCTTATTAACGAAAATCCTGATTTACAATTGGTCGGTTTCGAAACTGATCCAACTGTAGCGCTGAACCTGATCCGAACGGGAAAGGTGATAGCCGATATTGTGTTCTCGGATATCAATATGGAAGAGATGACTGGCATTGAACTGGCAGAGTATATTCAGCACTTTGCGTACATTATTTTCGTCACAGGCCATGATCAATATGCATTAGAGGCATTTAGTGTGGATGTGGTTGATTTCCTTTTGAAACCTGTAAGGCAGGAATTGTTTAACCGGGCAGTTAACAGGGTTGCGTTGCGAATGAAAAACAAAAGTGAGCCTATTCGAAACTACAATCATGAGGATATTTTCCTAAGACTGGATTCAAGAACTGTCAAGCAGCTTCTACTGAAGGATTTGGTTTATATTGAGGCAAAAAATAAATGGATTTTCTGTCATATGGAGGATAAGAGTAAAATCAACGTACTCAAGTCCCTGGCGAGTTTTGAACCCATATTGCCAGGCAATGAATTTGTCAGAGTTCATAAAAGCTTTATAGTACACCTTAAATATATCGTCGCTGTAGAAGGCAATGAAATTGTACTTAAGGACAAAACAAAGTTGCCCATCGGCGGCTCCTATAAAGATGAGCTATTGAGATTAATGAATCCACTTTGAATTAGTCCATTAATTAGCCTTTGCTTTGCCCTGATGGAATTTTCTGTTAAAGTCCATTAATCCGAAATTATAAATAAGCAGCTCATGTGTCCTTTGATGCTGGCGGAATAATCTGTTAATATGCATATGGAATAAATTAGCAAACATTTCCGGCCTTCTAAAAACTGGACATTTTTCAAGAGTTGAAATAAAGGAATCCTTTAATACTGCATGTAAAGTATTTGCTCCTTCACTTAGAGATGGAAATGTTTGCATCAGTAAACCCTTGTATTGCTTGTTGATTTCTTTGAATCCATCCGGCTGTATCTTATGTTCTATATTGAGTGACTGTGAAACCTTAGCCAAAGTGTTTTTAAATGATTCGTCTTTAAATACTTGGCTAGATTGAATGGTATCAAATATATCCATGCAAAGCTTATATTTTGCCAAGTCAGGTAACATAAATTGCAGCATGTGTAAAATGTAAATACTGTCCTGTTGAAAGTGGTTTTCTACCTCTGTAATCAACGCGGATGAATATCGGTGAACCTCTTTTTTATATGTACAAAGCTTGATATCCGAAATGGTTCCACAAGATAATTCTTCCTGTAATAAACCAGATAGCATTCCGGTCATTTCCCTTGCATCATTAGCATCATAAAGTTCAATGCGTAAACGAATATGATCTCCTCCCTCAAGGTAACGGATAAAGAACCATTTCTTGATGCGGGAATTATAAACAGATAAGTATTTCCCTATTTTTTCTGTTAGGATGATATCTGATCTAATAGGGCTACAATATAGTTCAAAATAAAGCCAATTTTGACCAGGTGGTATCCAGTTGCGTATTTCTTTTCCATGCGAATTATTAGATATCACTGGTAATACTACTTTCTCTTGGTGGTAAAGCGTAAGAATGAGTTGACACTCATATGGAGCACCGTTTTCGTCTCGAATACAAGAATCTGCATCCATTGTTGTCTCTTCAAGATAAAGTATGCCAGATTTCTCCAATAGAGATAGCAATATTTCTGTGTCGGTTTTGGATTTAGTATGTAAACAAAGTTTCTGATCTCCTTTACCCACTTTATAAAAATCAAATGGAAGATGATCAATAAGGTGTTTTTGTAAATGAGTAACTTTATTCAATAGTCCATTAGGCCCTTTAAGCAGTTCAGCCGAAATCCTGAAACTAGCAGGACTTACTATGATATTCCGGAATTGAATACGGGGATAGCGAGGTAATCCAGGCATTAGGGTACTTGGTCTAAATAGTAAATTACTTTGGAGACTTTGACTTTCAATCGCCATTAAAAAACGGAATAAAGGCAGGTCAGATCGCTGGTAGTTGTAGGCTGAAGCAACACGGGGAACAAGCCTTTTATTGTATGTTGCTGATCGCAGTATCACTTCGTTCCTTTGAATACTGATATAGATGTCAGTTAGCGATAAAGGCATTTCTGAAGTATCATAATTAAGAAGGTTAAGTTGGAAATTATATATAGAAGGCCTTCGGTTAATATTATCAACGTCATCTTCTTTCGTGTAACCAATATCAAAAAAGATAACATCAGGATTGGCGTTGGTTTCAATTGAAACGATTTCATTGCAAAACTTTTTAATCGTCGGTATTGCAAAAGCAAACCGTCCGAATAAAGAGGTTGCTGTTACACCACCCAGATAATCAAGATACACTTGATTACCTTTCAAACTACAGACTGCATTTAGGGTATTGGGCAGCAGTTTCGTTTCTTTAATATCCCCCATCAGCTCTTCAAGCTGGATTATTCCATCCAATCCTTTTTCGAGTAAAGTATTTCCAATGATGTCTTTAAAGCCGTTGTCAGATTTTGACCGGCTCGATGTTCCTACTTGTGTGGCTAATTTATGAATGAGCGGAGAGGAATGGACATCAGAATTCATCTCCCCATATCCAATTCCAATCTCCGGATCTAAGGCCATCATTATTGGCACCTCTGCTTGTTCAAAACGTTGAAAAAATTTTTGCTTAAATTGTTCTAACTCTATTTCTGTATCCTGATGAACGAGGCAACTGAGTATATCAGCTAAGGCTGGAAGTTGTTTAAAATGTTCTTTATTGAAACAACCTGTTAATGTGGTTCTTTCGGCAATCAAGTAGGCTTTTTCTTCTTTAATAAATTGTCTTCCAATCCTATTAAAAAAATCTAGGCCGATGATATTAGGTTGTTGGGATGTAATAATTAGCTGAATTGAAATCAAATCATACAAGTAATCGTTTAACTCATCCTGTTGAAGAATTGAATCCATTTCTTTAACAAGAATGTCATATGGTTTTGGTTCGATTAGACATTTGAGGATATCAATGATTATGGGATCAAAATCAATGGCTGTCATTTCAAAATTATCTTCCCCCATTTGCAAATACCTAATTTCATTCTGTACCACATAATAGCTTGTATTGGCAAATAATTTCACATTTGCATTCAACAACTTAGCTGGATCATATTCAATGGCAGACTTGACCGCCCAATCGGTAAAGGAATGTACTTTTTGTTGCTTCGTAATCTTAATTCTACCTACAGGATCATTTTCCATTCTTGCAGTCCCAACTGAAGCAAACGAGCCAAAAGGCGTGGAACGAAATATAGCCCTGTTAAAATATTTGCGTAGACTTAATTGAATTTTTCTGTCAGCATCTTGGAAATCTTCTAAAGTAAGATTTTCGATCATAGTATAAAGGTCCGGTGAGGAATCTTTAATCATACTTTTCAATTCTTCCAAATTATTGTCTATTTTTTCAATGTAAGAGAATCTTGGTACTCTATATATAAGTGTTGGGTGTAAAATCAATTTTGCCATATTTGTTTTAAACTTTGACCAACATAGTGATTGACAACAAGAATAATTTAAAAATTTCGTGAAACTGTGATTTATTGGTGTAAAGAACTCAAATGGAGGTGTGAAATCTTAAAGCATATCTATTATTTGTCAGTTTAAGTAAATTAGATATTCAATAAGGCAGTTTTTCAAGAAGCTTCCCATATCAATTTCGTACACTTGCAAAATATTTTCGCCTTTATAAGTTAAGGATGAAGCTTTCCCATCTTCTTTACCTCTATTAAAAACAAAGGTTAGACCATCTAACTTAAAGCTAATTATATCATGTTCTGGTGGATTTCCGTATGTAAATACTTCAATTAAAGGCAAAGCGTAATCCATCATTGTCTTTGGATCCAGCAGCATTTTACTAGTATTAATTTTTTTTATTGCACCAATTAAATCTACTTTATGGCCTATTACTTCACATAAGAAATCCATCTTATTAATAATTGGATAAATTTCTGTATTTAAATGGTGATCGTTAACATGACTATATTTCTTAAACACATAGGTTTTACCATGCCACTTTGAAATATTTCTTAGATTGACCGCTCTATTAATTATCAACTCTCTTACAATTTCAAATACAAAACCATCATTAAATAGC
This is a stretch of genomic DNA from Candidatus Pedobacter colombiensis. It encodes these proteins:
- a CDS encoding LytTR family DNA-binding domain-containing protein is translated as MKKIRCFIIDDDMHVIVGLSRLINENPDLQLVGFETDPTVALNLIRTGKVIADIVFSDINMEEMTGIELAEYIQHFAYIIFVTGHDQYALEAFSVDVVDFLLKPVRQELFNRAVNRVALRMKNKSEPIRNYNHEDIFLRLDSRTVKQLLLKDLVYIEAKNKWIFCHMEDKSKINVLKSLASFEPILPGNEFVRVHKSFIVHLKYIVAVEGNEIVLKDKTKLPIGGSYKDELLRLMNPL
- a CDS encoding thiopeptide-type bacteriocin biosynthesis protein — encoded protein: MAKLILHPTLIYRVPRFSYIEKIDNNLEELKSMIKDSSPDLYTMIENLTLEDFQDADRKIQLSLRKYFNRAIFRSTPFGSFASVGTARMENDPVGRIKITKQQKVHSFTDWAVKSAIEYDPAKLLNANVKLFANTSYYVVQNEIRYLQMGEDNFEMTAIDFDPIIIDILKCLIEPKPYDILVKEMDSILQQDELNDYLYDLISIQLIITSQQPNIIGLDFFNRIGRQFIKEEKAYLIAERTTLTGCFNKEHFKQLPALADILSCLVHQDTEIELEQFKQKFFQRFEQAEVPIMMALDPEIGIGYGEMNSDVHSSPLIHKLATQVGTSSRSKSDNGFKDIIGNTLLEKGLDGIIQLEELMGDIKETKLLPNTLNAVCSLKGNQVYLDYLGGVTATSLFGRFAFAIPTIKKFCNEIVSIETNANPDVIFFDIGYTKEDDVDNINRRPSIYNFQLNLLNYDTSEMPLSLTDIYISIQRNEVILRSATYNKRLVPRVASAYNYQRSDLPLFRFLMAIESQSLQSNLLFRPSTLMPGLPRYPRIQFRNIIVSPASFRISAELLKGPNGLLNKVTHLQKHLIDHLPFDFYKVGKGDQKLCLHTKSKTDTEILLSLLEKSGILYLEETTMDADSCIRDENGAPYECQLILTLYHQEKVVLPVISNNSHGKEIRNWIPPGQNWLYFELYCSPIRSDIILTEKIGKYLSVYNSRIKKWFFIRYLEGGDHIRLRIELYDANDAREMTGMLSGLLQEELSCGTISDIKLCTYKKEVHRYSSALITEVENHFQQDSIYILHMLQFMLPDLAKYKLCMDIFDTIQSSQVFKDESFKNTLAKVSQSLNIEHKIQPDGFKEINKQYKGLLMQTFPSLSEGANTLHAVLKDSFISTLEKCPVFRRPEMFANLFHMHINRLFRQHQRTHELLIYNFGLMDFNRKFHQGKAKAN